Sequence from the Patescibacteria group bacterium genome:
CACCCTCTTCCGATCTGGGCGACGAACCTCGCGCCCGGGAGCTTTTGAGCAAACGCGGCGCGGAAATGGCCGAAAAAAAATCGGAACGGCAAACCAAAAGCGGCATAGTCAACGCCTATGTCCATGCCAATCAGCGGATCGGCGTCTTGTTGGAACTCTATTGCGAGACGGATTTTGTGGCGCGCAACGAGAATTTTAAGGACTTGGCGCACGAAATTTGCCTGCATATCGCGGCCGTTGCCCCTCAGAGCAATGAAGAATTGCTGGCTCAGCCTTTTATCAAGGATTCCGCCAAGACCGTTCAGAATGTCATCACCGACGCGGTGGGGAAGCTTGGCGAGAACATAAAGCTGGGCAAATTCAGCCGATTCGAGATCTAACCGCGGATTCGCGCGGAAATTATCAAATTCCGGTCATCTGTAAAATCAGCAAAGTCATAATTATCAGTGTAATTGCGCGGTTTTTAAAATTCGCGTAGAACAACGGTTTATGTCTTGGATAACCATATTGGGGATAATCATATTTATCGGCGGGCTGGGGGGAGTGATTTTTTTCGTCGCGCGGAAAATCCCGTCTTTGGCAAAATTGTCCCGCGAGCCCCAGCCTTCGCTTAACGGCAAGCTGGGTGAAGAAATAAAAGCGCGGCTACACGGGCTCAAATACTCTAATTTTTTGCCGATGGCCTTGAGCCAGCTGGAAAAGAGCTTGCGCAGGCTCCGTTTGTTCGTTTTAAAACTGGACAATCTTTTCGTGGCCTGGATAAAGTCATCGCGCGAGAAATCGGACGTCTGGACAATCAGATCCCGCGCCTGGATGGAACACAGGCGGCTCAAAAAAAAGGAGAAAACCCAGCTTTTGGAACAGCTGGATAAGGCAGAGGTTTCCCATACCATCAAGAAAATCGAACAAGAGGTGGCCAAGGACGAAGACAGCGCTTTCAAGGAGAAAGTGGAAATAGTCAACGCCGTGGAAGAAGAAAAAGTTATCGAGCCGGTCTTGTCCGAACCGGTCGAGCAGGAAGAAGAGGAGGAAATACTGACTGTGACCGAAGAAGAAAAGAAGTATATCGACGCCATCGCGGAAAATCCCAAGGATCTGAAGGCTTACCGGGCTCTTTGCGACATCTATTACAATCAACAAAGCTATTCCGACGCCCGGGCTTGCTTCCGCCAAGTTTTGAAGCTTGATCCCACGGACGAACAGACAAAAGTGAAGCTGGAAAAAATCAAGGGCCTTCGCAGCGTGAGGAAGAAGTAATGGGCTGGCCAGCGTAGCTCAGTGGTAGAGCAGCTGTTTTGTAAACAGCAGGTCGTCGGTCCAATCCCGACCGCTGGCTCCGTGTTTTGGCATAAAAGCGGCTTTAAGCCGTTTTTTAGTAGGAGCAAACTGGACATTTCGGAGTAAAATGTTAAGATTTTATATAAGCATCGACCAGGGGTGGCAGAGCGGTTTATGCGGCGGTCTGTAAAACCGTTTTATGCAGGTTCGACTCCTGCCCCCTGGACACTTCAGAAAATTCGGACAAGAAGGTTGCAGTAAAAATCATAAAGGGTAAAAAGACAGGAGGGCTGGGAGGTCCTTTTATTTTTTTTGGATCAGCATCAGTTCATTTCATCAAAAGGAGGATAAAATCATGGCGAAAAAGATGACTTATGCCGGTGTCGGCGTGGATTACGATTCAATGGATCCTTTCAAGCGCATGACGCAAATAGTCGGCCGGGAAACGGCCGCAAACATTCGTCGACTCAACGACGGTGAGTTCCGGGAGGTCGAAACGAGCCGAGGTGAGAGCGCTTATCTCATCGAGGCGAAGAAAAGCTACTTCGCTCATGTTGAAGAAGGCCTGGGCACTAAAAACCTGGTCGCCGATGCAATGTACGCGCTGACCGGCAAGACTTACTACGACCGGATCGCGCAGGACGCGGTAGCTATGATCGTGAACGATATGATCACGCTCGGTGCGTTGCCCCTTTCGGTGGCAATGCATTTGGCTGTCGGGACCTCGGATTGGTTCAACGATCAGAAGCGGTGCCGAGACCTTGTTGAAGGATGGAAAAATGCCTGCAATTTGGCGCGGTGCGTCTGGGGCGGCGGCGAAACGCCAACGCTCAAGGGAGTAGTGGTTCCGGAAGCGGTTGTGCTTTCCGGCTCGGCAATGGGTCTGATAAAGCCGAAGGAGCGGCTCATCACGGCCGACAAAATCCAGCATGATGACGCGATCGTGATCATCGAGAGCTCCGGCATCCACGCTAACGGTCTCACATTGGCGAGAAAGATCGCCGACAAGCTGCCCGACGGCTATCTCACAAAACTCAGCGACGGCAGGACTTACGGCGAAACGCTTCTCGATCCCACTCATATTTATGTCGGGCTTCTCGAGGACTGTCTCGACCGCGGCGTGGATATCCATTACGCAGTGAACATCACGGGCCATGGCTGGCGTAAGTCGATGCGCGCAACGCAGCCTTTTGCCTATATTATCGAGCGTCTTCCCGAAAAACTCCCAATTTTCGACTTTTTGCAAAAGCACGGGCCGATAGACGATTTCGAGGCTTACGGCAACTTGAACATGGGCGCAGGATTTGCCCTTTATGTTTCGGGGTCGGATGTGCAAGCGGTTATAGATGTCGCGGCTTCCCACAAAATCGGTGCGTTTCGCGCCGGGTACATCAAGAAAAATCGCAAGAGGAAGGTTGTTATCAAGCCTAAGGACATTAAATATCTTAGTTCAACGCTCAGAGTTCGTTAAGCCATACTGGCCCTGCTTGGCGATTATTTTGCCGGGCAGGGCTGTTTTAATTTCGCTTGCTCTTTAACTCTTAAGCCACTACCGGACTCAAAGCGCAGAGGCGCTAGGCCGAGGCGGTGGCACTTCAGAAAATTCGATCGAGAAGGTTGCAGGCAAGGGGGTTTCGTTAATGGCGGGGCATAAACATTGTCCCGCTTTTCTTTTTGCTTGATTTATTGCGATTTTTCCATTATTATAAAAATGCGATAATTCGACGATAATCCAAGATGAGCATCGAAGAAAAGCTCAATTTAATAAAACGCAATACGGAAGAGATTCTGACGGAAGAAGAGCTGGGAGAACTTTTAAAAACCAAAAAAGAACCGGTCGTTTATTTGGGCTACGCGCCAACGGGCCGGCCGCATATCGGCTATCTTATCCCGGCGATGAAGATCAAGGATTTCGTGAATGCGGGCTTGAAGGTGAAGATCTTGTTGGCCGATATACATGCGCATTTGGACAACCTGAAAAGTCCGCTGGAACTTTTGGCTAAGAGAGTGGAATTTTATAAGCAGGAATTGTCGGCGCTGTATAAATCCATTGGCACTGATATCTCTAAGATCGAATTCATTAAGGGCAGCGATTATCAGCTGGGCAAGGAATATTCTTTGGATATGTATCGTCTGGCCGCCCAGACGAGCGCCGAGCGCGCCAAACACGCGGCGGCGGAGGTTGTTAAATTCGGCGACGCGCCAAAGCTGGGCGGGTTTTTATACCCTTTGCTGCAAACGCTGGACGAAGAGCATTTGGGCGCGGATATCCAATACGGCGGAGTGGATCAGCGAAAAATTTTCGGCTTTGCCCGCGAATCGCATCCCAAGATCGGCCAGCAAAAACGGATCGAAATCATGACGCCGATGCTGCCGGGAATCGACGGCGGAAAAATGAGCGCGTCGGAAGCCGGCTCAAAAATAGACCTGCTGGACAGCGAAGCGGAAATCGCCGCCAAGATCAAGAAGGCCTATTGCCCCGAGGGTGATCTGAAAGACAACGGGATTATGGTGTTCATGAAATATGTTATTATGGCGCTGAAGGAGGATAAGGGAGAAAAATTAGCGGTTGAACGGCCGGAAAAATTCGGCGGAAATGTGGAATATGCTAATTACGCGGATTTGGAGAATGATTTTGCCGACAAAAAACTGCATCCGGAAGACCTGAAGAAAGCACTGGCCAAAGAATTGGTAAAAATTTTAGCGCCGGTGAGGGAAGCGATGGAAGGCAAGGAGGATTTGATAAAAGAAGCGTATCCGGAGAGTGGCTAATAGCCAATGGCGTATAGCAAATAGCAGTTCTTTCTTAAACAAGTTTTGTATTTATCGCAATTAGCTATATGCTATAAGCGATAAGCTAAATTCGCCGATGTAGCTCCGCCGCAGAAGCGGGGCAGGCAGTTGGTACCCCGCAAATGCGGGGCATGGTAAGGAGTAAGATGTTTTATACTTATATTTTAAAATCAGATAAGGATAGAAGGAGGTATATAGGATATACGAATAATTTGTCTTTGCGATTGAAATTTCACAATGACGGATTAAATCCATCGACAAAGAATAGGCGGCCGTTAAAAGTAATTTGCTTTAAAAAATTTAATACAAAGATAGAGGCGGTAAGATATGAAAGGTATTTAAAAAGATTAAAAGGCGGTAATCAATTGGATATCGAGATAGAAGGAATGTTGAAAAGCTTGTCCCATTAGAGCCGATGTAGCTCAGTTGGTAGAGCAACTCCATGGTAAGGAGTAGGTCGCCAGTTCAACTCTGGCCATCGGCTCTAATGGGATAGAGCATTATAAGCTCAGTTGGTACCCCGCAAATGCGGGGCATGGTAATAAAGAGTAGGTCCCCCGCAAGGTGCGGGGCATCGGCTCAGTGATGGTAAAAAAATAAATATGTTCAGCAAAAAACAAACCATTATTTTAATAGTTTTGATTTTTGTCCTGATAGGTGGTATCTTTCTTTATCGGCAAAAGTACGATAACTGGCCCTGGCAGAAGGGGGCTATCGTGGCTTCGCCGACCGCCACGGCTTCGCCATCGGGCGGCGCTTTGACGGGAGAGAAAGAACCGCGGGAAATCGTGATGGAAGATGTGGCAGTTAAAATCTCCCAGCTTTCGCCAGAGAAGGCGGTTTTGGGCGGGAAGTGGTTTGTGACGCGTTTTTGGTTCGTTGACGGCTCATACAGCACTTTCTATGTGGAATACGAAGACGGCCATATTATGCGGCAGATGCTGTTGGTCGCCGACACTTCCCAAGCGCCAAGCAAAATAAGTTATACGGTTCAAGCTTTCTTCACACCGGGTGAGTCGGACTGGGTGTTGCAAAGCGGAAAAGACCAGACATCGGGCTTGAGCCTGATTTTATACGAATATGATCAAAATATCGGTCGATGGGTGCAAAAAAATTAAAAAGTAAAATATAAAAAGGAAAAACGACATTTTAAAACTAAAACCGAAAATTTTAAATTTTCATTTTTAAATTTTAAATTGAGCGATAGCGAACATGTCTCAAGACAATATCATCAAATTACAGTGCAAAGAATGCAAACGCATCAATCACTGGACAAGAAAGAACAAGCGCAAAGTTGAGCGCAAGATCGAGCTCAAAAAGCATTGCCCGTGGTGCGGCAAGCACACGATGCACAAGGAACTCAAAAAATAGCGTAGGGCTTATAGCCAATAGCAAATAGCAAAAATGTTTCGGTTTGAAACTTTGGAAATATGGAAATTAGCGATCGCTTATGGAAGGCGGCTTTATAAGATTGCGGAAAAATTTCCCAAAACCGAAACATTTGCTTTGGCGGACCAGCTAAAAAGGGCTGCTGTTTCCGTTTCCAACAATATTGCGGAAGGTTCCGGCGGAACAGATAAAGATTTTTCCAATTTCCTGAATATCTCGATTAAATCAATTTTGGAAACGGTGAATATTTTGCATTTCGCCCAAGAATTAAATTACATCAATTTGGCGGCAAAAGATGAGCATTACCAAGAAGCGGAGGTTTTGATCAAAAGGATTAGAGCTTTTAAAAAAGCTCTGTTGCCATAAGCCATTAGCCATAAGCTCTAAGCTATCACGCGGGATTAGTATAGTGGTAGTACTACGGTCTCCAAAACCGTTGGCGGAGGTTCGATTCCTCCATCCCGTGCTTGATTTTAAGAATTTGCCTTTTTAGGTAATTTTTTCTTTCTAGCTATAATAATTTTAATTATATGGATGGAGAACAAGCAATGTACCTTGCTTTAATTAATTTCTTTTGGGGTAGGATTAAAAGCATAGGGGTAAGAATTTTTCGCAAAAAACCTCTTTCAATTGAAGAAATAAAAAAGCAAACACAAATATTGTTTATTGACGATGAGGCGATGGATTCATTGTTGGACAATATTAGAGATGCTGGATGGAGTGTCAAACAAAGAAAAGAGATAGACAATTTTGACGCAGAAGACATTAAAAATTCCGATATAATTTTTATTGATTACAAGGGAGTTTCTCTTAAGTTAACGCCTTCAGACGAGGGAATAGGTCTTTTAAAGGCTTTACGTAGTAAATATCCGCAAAAACATCTAATTTTCTATTCTGGCTATGCTGGATTCATACCTGGTCATGAAATTCATGGCTTTGCTGATGGTTGGATTCAAAAAAACGCTGATCCATGGGTTTATATAGAAAGGATAGAGACGGCAGCTAGAAATAATCTATGCAAGAAGAAACAGGGGTAATCCTATTTGAGTTGTGGGATTCAGAGGATAAATTAGTCGGCCACACTGGAGAACTTGATCAGTTTCCTCAATCTTTTATAACAAAAGCAGAAGAAAACTTCCGGGAAAACGGATTTCGTAATATATACAGAAAGACAGACCAAGGGTCGGTTCGCTTAATAGTAAGAGACGATGATCAAACATTTCAAGGAACTAAATGGGTTAATCGAGGTTGCCAAATTTATTTGAGCTTGATTCCTCAATTAAAACAGCTTGAGAAAAGTCAGAGACAACATTTTGATTCAATTATTAAACGTTTTGCCCATAATCTAATTAAGTTTCAGATCAGATTTAAGGGCAATTTTTCTCGTTTAATATCCGATAACGCTCGTTCTCGTCCGTTTTCGGAGTTTCAAGAAGAAGTAAAAAGGATGATTGAGTCAAATACGAGTATTGCCGCCCAAGATGTGTGTCAAATCTCTCATCGGGCAGTTGATCTAGATGCGCAAATAGAAACTTTGGGTATCATCTCTGGCTATGCGGACGTGTCTAGTGCAGAGAATAAAATAAAAGTCAGTTTACAGAAAACTATTTATAGGCTTGTTAATCCTTTTGTTGATGAATTAAGGGGCCGGGGCATTATTATTAATAATTCCATTCCTTCTGTTGTCACTGGTGAAGATAAAGTGCTCGTTGATCCAACCTTATTAAACGCTGCCGTTTGGCAATTACTGGACAATATTAGTAAGTATGCAAGGGATAATTCGCAGATTGATATTACAGCCGATTTACGTGCTCTTCCTCAAAAATTAGAATTTTCAATGATTAGTGTGCGAATAGATGAGGACGAGAAGGAGCTGATATTCCTTGAAAGAAAAAAAGGCAGACATGCCAAAGGAAAGGCTGAAAATGGTATTGGCTTATTTATTGTTAAAAAAGCACTCTCTTTAATGGGGGCTAAGATATATGCGTTAAGTGAAGGAGAAGACAAAGATTATAAGGATTTCAAATACTCTAAGAATCGTTTCGTTATAGAATTTGAAAAAAGATAGAGAGCAGCAAAAAGGCCTTAGATAATTGTAGACCCCCATGCGAGTACCTTGTTAAGATAATAAAAACAGCCCCAGAAAAGCCCTCAAGGGTTTGCACTAAAGAGGTTATAGACTGGAGTGCTGTGCCATAAGGGGGTAGGTTCAAACGATGCGAGAGCCAAAATAAAATAATTTATGGGAATTTTTCAAACAATTGTAAATAAATATAAAGATGTCAAACGAAAATCCTTTAACAAAAAGGAATTTAAGCAGGCGTTGCTTGAGGCCGTCAACGACGGCAAACTTACAAAAGAAGAAATTGATGGGCTTAATAAAAAGAAAAAAGAGCTTGACCTTACTGATGAAGATATAAAAAAGATACGAGCGGAAATTTTTGCGGTAGCTTTTTCAGTAACAAAATCGGATGAACAAGTTACGAAAGACGAAGAACAAGAACTTTTAACCATCCAAAAATACCTAGGACTAGCTGACGAAGAAATACAATCAAACAAGAAAGAGCTCGCTCGCTTGCGTCTTCTAAACGAAATTCAACAAGGCAATATACCCACGATACCAGTAAAGAATTTAATAACCCAAAAAGATGAAAATGCATATTGGGAAGAACCCGCTACATTAATTGAGGAAAAAGTTTTGCGCCGAAGATTTGAAGGTGGGTCGCAAGGTGTAAGCTTTAGAATTATGAAGGGCGTTAGCTATAGAGTTGGTGGATTTCGCGGTCATTCAGTTAGCGAGACTGGGCTTGTTACAGTCGGAGACGGTGATTTAATCATTACTAGCAAAAGAATTATTTTTAGAGGAGACAAAAAATCTTTTGCGGTAAAATTAGACAAAGTTTTAGACATTCAACTTTTTACTAATGGATTACAATTTTCAGAAATCAATCGCTCAAAACCAAGAATGATCAGATTTGGACAAGAAGGGAATCACAATATAATTGGAGCGATCCTTTCTTATGCAATAAATCATTATGGAGGTAAGGAATAAAAAAATTGTCGACCTCTTCCTATGTATGAGCATTGTTAAGATAGTAAAACAGCCCTAGAAAAGCCCTCTTAGGCTTGCGTCCAAGAGGTTATAAGCTGGAGTGTTGTGCATATTAAAAATCGCCTTTTTGGCGGTTTTTTGGTAAAATTAGAATAAATAATAAAAATTTTAAAACAATCTATGAGTATCTCGAGTTCTATTAGGCGTCATCCGGTTTTATCTTATTACCTTCTGGTGTTTACCATTTCATGGGGCGGCATCCTTATCCTTATCGGTGGGCCTGGTAATATCCCGGGCACCAAAGAGCAAGCCGAGAAGCTGTTTATTCCCGCACTCCTCATTATGTTCGCTGGTCCATTCGTCTCTGGTATCCTTATGAATTTTTTTATTGACGGCAAAGAAGGGCTTCGTAGGCTTCTATCCCGGTTTTTGCAATGGCGGGTTGAAGCGCGCTGGTACGCTGTAGCGGCCTTAACGGGCCCGCTTCTTGTCGCTGCGGTACTCTTTGGACTTTCGTTTTTTAACCAATTATTTCTCCCGGGAATTATCACGGTAAGCGGTAGGGTCGCGTTATTATTATTCGGTCTCGGATGGGGGCTCGTAGGCGGGGGGTTGCTAGAGGAAACCGGTTGGACCGGATTTGCGACACCCAGACTGCGGCAGCGATACGATATTTTATCCACCGGATTGATTGTTGGCGTCCTTTGGGGCATATGGCACTTCATGATAGCTATATGGTCTAGCAATTATTTAGGCGGCTTGAAATCCTGGGTTATGTTTACGGCAGGATTCATTACTTTTTATTTGCTGGCGCTTCCCGCATACAGGGTGCTTTTAGTGTGGGTTTTTGACCGGACCGGAGGAAGCTTGCCTGTGATAATGCTCATGCACGCAATGCTTTCCGCGAGTACGCTGATTCTCCAGCCGTTAGCGACGGGTACGGTCAGTTTTATATGGAATTTAGTCCTGAGCTTGGTATTGTGGATTGTTGTTGCCATAGTCATTATGAACAAGCGCAGACAGTTATTGCAGAAACCTATTTTGTAAAATATTCTGAAGATATTGATTTTTTATATTCTTTCAGATAAAAGAGAGCGGGCGTTGTTTGCCCCTATGCGAGTGCCTTGTTAAGATAGTAGAAGCAGCCTCGGGAAAGTCCTCAAGGGCCTGCCCTAAAGGTTATAAACTGGATCGTGTTTTAAGTAAAAAAAACCGCTGTTCGGCGTTTTTTGTAGGGGATTTAGGAAATTAAGGCTCATGGTATAATCAAAACATAAGAAAGTAAAATAAAAATATGAATAGTATTGAATTATTAAGCGAATTACAAAAACTGGACATTCCAAGCAGCTGGTTCCTAATTGGGGATACGGGTATTACGGATAATAAAACAGTTATTAGAATGAAGGATAATCAATGGGTCGTTTATTATAGTCAGCGTGGCGGCCAATATGATCTGAAGGTATTTGAAACCGAGGACGCGGCTTGT
This genomic interval carries:
- a CDS encoding elongation factor Ts, coding for PSSDLGDEPRARELLSKRGAEMAEKKSERQTKSGIVNAYVHANQRIGVLLELYCETDFVARNENFKDLAHEICLHIAAVAPQSNEELLAQPFIKDSAKTVQNVITDAVGKLGENIKLGKFSRFEI
- the rpmG gene encoding 50S ribosomal protein L33 — its product is MSQDNIIKLQCKECKRINHWTRKNKRKVERKIELKKHCPWCGKHTMHKELKK
- a CDS encoding tyrosine--tRNA ligase; translation: MSIEEKLNLIKRNTEEILTEEELGELLKTKKEPVVYLGYAPTGRPHIGYLIPAMKIKDFVNAGLKVKILLADIHAHLDNLKSPLELLAKRVEFYKQELSALYKSIGTDISKIEFIKGSDYQLGKEYSLDMYRLAAQTSAERAKHAAAEVVKFGDAPKLGGFLYPLLQTLDEEHLGADIQYGGVDQRKIFGFARESHPKIGQQKRIEIMTPMLPGIDGGKMSASEAGSKIDLLDSEAEIAAKIKKAYCPEGDLKDNGIMVFMKYVIMALKEDKGEKLAVERPEKFGGNVEYANYADLENDFADKKLHPEDLKKALAKELVKILAPVREAMEGKEDLIKEAYPESG
- a CDS encoding tetratricopeptide repeat protein, producing MSWITILGIIIFIGGLGGVIFFVARKIPSLAKLSREPQPSLNGKLGEEIKARLHGLKYSNFLPMALSQLEKSLRRLRLFVLKLDNLFVAWIKSSREKSDVWTIRSRAWMEHRRLKKKEKTQLLEQLDKAEVSHTIKKIEQEVAKDEDSAFKEKVEIVNAVEEEKVIEPVLSEPVEQEEEEEILTVTEEEKKYIDAIAENPKDLKAYRALCDIYYNQQSYSDARACFRQVLKLDPTDEQTKVKLEKIKGLRSVRKK
- a CDS encoding AIR synthase-related protein, which gives rise to MAKKMTYAGVGVDYDSMDPFKRMTQIVGRETAANIRRLNDGEFREVETSRGESAYLIEAKKSYFAHVEEGLGTKNLVADAMYALTGKTYYDRIAQDAVAMIVNDMITLGALPLSVAMHLAVGTSDWFNDQKRCRDLVEGWKNACNLARCVWGGGETPTLKGVVVPEAVVLSGSAMGLIKPKERLITADKIQHDDAIVIIESSGIHANGLTLARKIADKLPDGYLTKLSDGRTYGETLLDPTHIYVGLLEDCLDRGVDIHYAVNITGHGWRKSMRATQPFAYIIERLPEKLPIFDFLQKHGPIDDFEAYGNLNMGAGFALYVSGSDVQAVIDVAASHKIGAFRAGYIKKNRKRKVVIKPKDIKYLSSTLRVR
- a CDS encoding ATP-binding protein translates to MQEETGVILFELWDSEDKLVGHTGELDQFPQSFITKAEENFRENGFRNIYRKTDQGSVRLIVRDDDQTFQGTKWVNRGCQIYLSLIPQLKQLEKSQRQHFDSIIKRFAHNLIKFQIRFKGNFSRLISDNARSRPFSEFQEEVKRMIESNTSIAAQDVCQISHRAVDLDAQIETLGIISGYADVSSAENKIKVSLQKTIYRLVNPFVDELRGRGIIINNSIPSVVTGEDKVLVDPTLLNAAVWQLLDNISKYARDNSQIDITADLRALPQKLEFSMISVRIDEDEKELIFLERKKGRHAKGKAENGIGLFIVKKALSLMGAKIYALSEGEDKDYKDFKYSKNRFVIEFEKR
- a CDS encoding CPBP family glutamic-type intramembrane protease, translated to MSISSSIRRHPVLSYYLLVFTISWGGILILIGGPGNIPGTKEQAEKLFIPALLIMFAGPFVSGILMNFFIDGKEGLRRLLSRFLQWRVEARWYAVAALTGPLLVAAVLFGLSFFNQLFLPGIITVSGRVALLLFGLGWGLVGGGLLEETGWTGFATPRLRQRYDILSTGLIVGVLWGIWHFMIAIWSSNYLGGLKSWVMFTAGFITFYLLALPAYRVLLVWVFDRTGGSLPVIMLMHAMLSASTLILQPLATGTVSFIWNLVLSLVLWIVVAIVIMNKRRQLLQKPIL
- a CDS encoding four helix bundle protein, whose product is MFRFETLEIWKLAIAYGRRLYKIAEKFPKTETFALADQLKRAAVSVSNNIAEGSGGTDKDFSNFLNISIKSILETVNILHFAQELNYINLAAKDEHYQEAEVLIKRIRAFKKALLP